The following are encoded together in the Bombus affinis isolate iyBomAffi1 chromosome 6, iyBomAffi1.2, whole genome shotgun sequence genome:
- the LOC126917600 gene encoding cohesin subunit SA-1 isoform X3: MFTSIQKFPEHYPSESYSSPSTSQPQYQEQTNFENQSQFEQPMTPATPTNMRITRNTRARLRGGPIQQPKYKEIDTDYIPTTSGRGRGGSGRGRGKRTHHSHSLEDEASLYYVIRNNRSSLTTIVDDWIEKYKSNRENALLMLMQFFINASGCKGRITSEMQATMEHVAIIRKMTEEFDEESGEYPLIMTGQQWKKFRANFCEFVQILVRQCQYSIIYDQFLMDNVISLLTGLSDSQVRAFRHTATLAAMKLMTALVDVALTVSINLDNTQRQYEAERQKAREKRAADRLESLMAKRKELEENMDEIKNMLTYMFKSVFVHRYRDTLPEIRAICMAEIGVWMKKFHQNFLDDSYLKYIGWTLHDKVGEVRLKCLQALQPLYASEELKTKLELFTSKFKDRIVAMTLDKEYDVAVQAVKLVISILKHHREILTDKDCEHVYELVYSSHRAVAQAAGEFLNERLFRPDDEAVAGVKTKRGKKRLPNTPLIRDLVLFFIESELHEHGAYLVDSLIETNQMMKDWECMTDLLLEEAGPEEEALDNQKETSLIELMVCCIKQAATGEAPVGRGPTRKILSAKEMKQVHDDKQRLTEHFIQTLPLLLDKYRADPEKLANLLAIPQYFDLDIYTKSRQEQNLDSLLNKIHTIVEKMHDTEVLDTAAKTLEHMCIEGHAIFTRCDVARSTLIDSIVNKYKEAIDEYRNLIEGNEDPDEDEIFNVVQSLKKVSIFYSCHNMNPWGIWDSLYKDIEDAKDPSKCLPHEAVKYCISACFFAILWGQNHLMEAADSGNQGEDECRQLKERLHSFMGSMRYFVSGDVNATPTPPILREEAYNTICDLLVVFCNQLTTHSNPLMHQLVYEPDQAMQNMLNRFIQEYVFFEEEDDEHDEHSKIEELHKRRNFLAGYCKLIVYNMIPTKAAADVFKHYVKYYNDYGDIIKTTLGKARDINKTNCALTMQHSLNILYNEIVAEKGKVNRNSEEFTAIKELAKRFALSFGLDAVKNREAITALHRAGVLFAITPPDGIEQDPTGPPPNLSFLEILSEFTNKLLKQDKRVVLNFLDRRLQAGMPSSRGEDWQPLLLYRNSLLHGETDQVPVTSKRAYTRRKKDHLAEEEEADEPEEGSDHEFSGLPDRYSS; encoded by the exons atgtttactTCAATTCAAAAATT CCCTGAACATTATCCATccgaaagctatagctctcCAAGTACATCACAACCACAATATCAGGAACAGACAAATTTTGAGAACCAATCACAATTTGAACAACCTATGACACCAGCAACTCCAACTAATATGAGAATTACAAGGAATACACGTGCAAGATTACGTG GAGGACCTATACAACAACCAAAGTATAAAGAGATAGATACAGATTACATTCCAACTACTAGTGGTAGAGGAAGAGGAGGTAGTGGACGTGGAAGAGGGAAGCGAACACATCATTCACATAGTTTGGAAGATGAAGCTAGTCTCTATTATGTCATTAGAAACAATCGGTCTTCATTAACT ACTATTGTTGATGATTGGatagaaaaatacaaaagtAATAGAGAAAATGCTCTTCTTATgttaatgcaattttttattaatgCAAGTGGATGTAAAGGACGTATTACTTCTGAGATGCAAGCAACAATGGAGCATGTGGCAATAATTCGTAAAATGACTGAAGAATTTGATGAG GAAAGTGGAGAATATCCATTGATAATGACTGGTCAACAATGGAAAAAATTTCGTGCAAATTTCTGTGAATTTGTCCAAATTTTAGTTAGGCAATGTCAGTATTCAATCATTTATGATCAGTTTTTAATGGATAatgtaatttcattattaacTGGACTTTCTGATTCACAAGTAAGAGCTTTTAGGCATACTGCTACTCTTGCTG CTATGAAACTCATGACAGCATTAGTAGATGTAGCTCTAACCGTATCAATAAATTTGGATAATACACAACGACAGTATGAAGCTGAAAGACAAAAAGCTAGAGAAAAGAGAGCTGCAGATAGATTAGAATCATTAATGGCCAAACGAAAAGAACTTGAAGAAAATATGGATGAGATAAAAAATATGCTTACATATATGTTCAAATCTGTATTTGTACATCGCTATAGAGATACTTTGCCAGAAATTCGCGCCATTTGTATGGCAGAAATAGGAGTATGGATGaaaaaatttcatcaaaattttTTAGATGATTCTTATTTAAAATACATAG GTTGGACGTTGCACGATAAAGTTGGTGAAGTTCGATTAAAATGTCTCCAAGCATTGCAACCTTTATATGCATCAGAAGAATTAAAAACTAAACTTGAACTTTTTACAAGTAAATTTAAAGATAGAATTGTTGCAATGACATTAGATAAAGAGTATGATGTAGCAGTACAAGCTGTTAAACTTGTCATTTCAATTTTAAAACATCATAGAGAAATTCTTACTGACAAAGATTGTGAACATGTATATGAACTTGTCTATTCCTCCCATCGTGCTGTTGCACAAGCAGCCGGTGAATTCTTAAACGAACGTCTATTTCGCCCTGATGATGAAGCAGTAGCTGGCGTTAAAACTAAACGTGGAAAGAAGCGTTTACCGAATACTCCACTCATTCGAGATctcgtattattttttattgaatCCGAACTTCACGAACATGGAGCATATTTAGTAGATTCTTTAATTGAAACGAATCAAATGATGAAAGATTGGGAATGTATGACAGATTTACTATTAGAAGAGGCTGGACCTGAAGAAGAAGCTTTAGATAACCAGAAAGAGACATCTTTGATTGAATTAATGGTTTGTTGTATAAAACAAGCTGCTACAG GTGAAGCTCCAGTTGGTCGGGGACCGACtagaaaaattttatcagcaaAAGAAATGAAACAAGTTCATGATGATAAACAACGGTTAACGGAACATTTTATACAAACATTACCGCTTTTACTTGATAAATACAGAGCAGATCCGGAAAAACTCGCAAATTTACTTGCTATTCCTCAATATTTTGATTTGGATATCTATACAAAATCTCGACAAGAGCAAAATTTGGATTCGTTGTTGAATAAAATTCATACAATTGTAGAAAAAATGCATGACACCGAGGTTTTAGATACGGCTGCAAAAACATTAGAACATATGTGTATAGAAGGACATGCTATTTTTACCAG GTGTGATGTAGCACGCTCAACGTTAATCGATTccattgtaaataaatataaagaagCTATTGAtgaatatagaaatttaatagaagGGAACGAAGATCCAGATGAAGATGAAATTTTCAATGTTGTACAATCTTTAAAAAAAGTTTCCATATTTTACTCTTGTCACAATATGAATCCATGGGGAATATGGGATTCTTTATATAAGGATATTGAAGATGCCAAAGATCCATCTAA ATGTTTACCACATGAGGCAGTTAAGTATTGCATAAGTGCATGCTTTTTTGCTATTTTATGGGGACAAAATCATCTTATGGAAGCTGCAGATTCTGGAAATCAAGGTGAAGATGAATGTCGGCAATTAAAAGAGCGTTTGCATTCTTTTATGGGTTCTATGCGTTATTTTGTTAGTGGTGATGTAAACGCCACG CCTACTCCACCTATTTTAAGAGAAGAAGCATATAATACAATATGCGATTTATTAGTAGTGTTTTGTAATCAATTAACAACACATTCTAATCCTTTAATGCATCAATTAGTATATGAGCCTGATCAAGCAATGCAAAACATGCTTAATCGATTTATTCAAGAATACGTATTTTTTGAAGAGGAAGATG ATGAACATGATGAACATTCAAAGATTGAAGAATTAcataaaagaagaaatttttTGGCTGGTTATTGCaaattaattgtatataatatgaTACCTACAAAAGCAGCGGCCGATGTCTTTaaacattatgtaaaatattataatgattATGGTGATATTATCAAAACTACATTAGGGAAAGCTAGGGACATTAATAAAACAAATTGTGCTTTAACTATGCAACAtagtttaaatattttgtataatgaAATAGTAGCAGAGAAAGGCAAAGTTAATAGAAACAGTGAGGAATTTACTGCAATTAAG GAACTCGCAAAACGATTTGCTTTGTCATTTGGTTTAGATGCAGTAAAAAATCGTGAAGCAATTACTGCTTTGCATCGAGCAGGTGTTCTTTTTGCAATTACACCACCAGATGGTATTGAACAAGATCCTACAGGGCCACCACCTAATTTATCCTTTCTTGAAATCTTATCTGAATTTACGAATAAGCTTCTTAAACAAGATAAACGAGTCGT ATTAAATTTCCTTGACAGAAGATTACAAGCTGGAATGCCATCCTCACGGGGAGAGGATTGGCAACCTTTACTTTTGTACAGGAACAGCTTATTACATGGCGAAACAGATCAAGTTCCAGTAACAAGTAAGCGCGCATATACAAGACGTAAGAAGGATCATTTAGCTG aagaagaagaagcagatgAGCCTGAAGAAGGTTCTGATCATGAGTTTTCCGG GCTACCTGATCGTTATTCAAGCTAA
- the LOC126917600 gene encoding cohesin subunit SA-2 isoform X1 has translation MFTSIQKFPEHYPSESYSSPSTSQPQYQEQTNFENQSQFEQPMTPATPTNMRITRNTRARLRGGPIQQPKYKEIDTDYIPTTSGRGRGGSGRGRGKRTHHSHSLEDEASLYYVIRNNRSSLTTIVDDWIEKYKSNRENALLMLMQFFINASGCKGRITSEMQATMEHVAIIRKMTEEFDEESGEYPLIMTGQQWKKFRANFCEFVQILVRQCQYSIIYDQFLMDNVISLLTGLSDSQVRAFRHTATLAAMKLMTALVDVALTVSINLDNTQRQYEAERQKAREKRAADRLESLMAKRKELEENMDEIKNMLTYMFKSVFVHRYRDTLPEIRAICMAEIGVWMKKFHQNFLDDSYLKYIGWTLHDKVGEVRLKCLQALQPLYASEELKTKLELFTSKFKDRIVAMTLDKEYDVAVQAVKLVISILKHHREILTDKDCEHVYELVYSSHRAVAQAAGEFLNERLFRPDDEAVAGVKTKRGKKRLPNTPLIRDLVLFFIESELHEHGAYLVDSLIETNQMMKDWECMTDLLLEEAGPEEEALDNQKETSLIELMVCCIKQAATGEAPVGRGPTRKILSAKEMKQVHDDKQRLTEHFIQTLPLLLDKYRADPEKLANLLAIPQYFDLDIYTKSRQEQNLDSLLNKIHTIVEKMHDTEVLDTAAKTLEHMCIEGHAIFTRCDVARSTLIDSIVNKYKEAIDEYRNLIEGNEDPDEDEIFNVVQSLKKVSIFYSCHNMNPWGIWDSLYKDIEDAKDPSKCLPHEAVKYCISACFFAILWGQNHLMEAADSGNQGEDECRQLKERLHSFMGSMRYFVSGDVNATPTPPILREEAYNTICDLLVVFCNQLTTHSNPLMHQLVYEPDQAMQNMLNRFIQEYVFFEEEDDEHDEHSKIEELHKRRNFLAGYCKLIVYNMIPTKAAADVFKHYVKYYNDYGDIIKTTLGKARDINKTNCALTMQHSLNILYNEIVAEKGKVNRNSEEFTAIKELAKRFALSFGLDAVKNREAITALHRAGVLFAITPPDGIEQDPTGPPPNLSFLEILSEFTNKLLKQDKRVVLNFLDRRLQAGMPSSRGEDWQPLLLYRNSLLHGETDQVPVTSKRAYTRRKKDHLAEEEEADEPEEGSDHEFSGKHKKKRGARKHQLAVNKVSITRGSRATGIYETNEATQMQASPSAIIEDASTSPSQDIDNKLKTLQIQSRSRRSQDNIEPRELRRTSRNSGRYVEGQYMESDSE, from the exons atgtttactTCAATTCAAAAATT CCCTGAACATTATCCATccgaaagctatagctctcCAAGTACATCACAACCACAATATCAGGAACAGACAAATTTTGAGAACCAATCACAATTTGAACAACCTATGACACCAGCAACTCCAACTAATATGAGAATTACAAGGAATACACGTGCAAGATTACGTG GAGGACCTATACAACAACCAAAGTATAAAGAGATAGATACAGATTACATTCCAACTACTAGTGGTAGAGGAAGAGGAGGTAGTGGACGTGGAAGAGGGAAGCGAACACATCATTCACATAGTTTGGAAGATGAAGCTAGTCTCTATTATGTCATTAGAAACAATCGGTCTTCATTAACT ACTATTGTTGATGATTGGatagaaaaatacaaaagtAATAGAGAAAATGCTCTTCTTATgttaatgcaattttttattaatgCAAGTGGATGTAAAGGACGTATTACTTCTGAGATGCAAGCAACAATGGAGCATGTGGCAATAATTCGTAAAATGACTGAAGAATTTGATGAG GAAAGTGGAGAATATCCATTGATAATGACTGGTCAACAATGGAAAAAATTTCGTGCAAATTTCTGTGAATTTGTCCAAATTTTAGTTAGGCAATGTCAGTATTCAATCATTTATGATCAGTTTTTAATGGATAatgtaatttcattattaacTGGACTTTCTGATTCACAAGTAAGAGCTTTTAGGCATACTGCTACTCTTGCTG CTATGAAACTCATGACAGCATTAGTAGATGTAGCTCTAACCGTATCAATAAATTTGGATAATACACAACGACAGTATGAAGCTGAAAGACAAAAAGCTAGAGAAAAGAGAGCTGCAGATAGATTAGAATCATTAATGGCCAAACGAAAAGAACTTGAAGAAAATATGGATGAGATAAAAAATATGCTTACATATATGTTCAAATCTGTATTTGTACATCGCTATAGAGATACTTTGCCAGAAATTCGCGCCATTTGTATGGCAGAAATAGGAGTATGGATGaaaaaatttcatcaaaattttTTAGATGATTCTTATTTAAAATACATAG GTTGGACGTTGCACGATAAAGTTGGTGAAGTTCGATTAAAATGTCTCCAAGCATTGCAACCTTTATATGCATCAGAAGAATTAAAAACTAAACTTGAACTTTTTACAAGTAAATTTAAAGATAGAATTGTTGCAATGACATTAGATAAAGAGTATGATGTAGCAGTACAAGCTGTTAAACTTGTCATTTCAATTTTAAAACATCATAGAGAAATTCTTACTGACAAAGATTGTGAACATGTATATGAACTTGTCTATTCCTCCCATCGTGCTGTTGCACAAGCAGCCGGTGAATTCTTAAACGAACGTCTATTTCGCCCTGATGATGAAGCAGTAGCTGGCGTTAAAACTAAACGTGGAAAGAAGCGTTTACCGAATACTCCACTCATTCGAGATctcgtattattttttattgaatCCGAACTTCACGAACATGGAGCATATTTAGTAGATTCTTTAATTGAAACGAATCAAATGATGAAAGATTGGGAATGTATGACAGATTTACTATTAGAAGAGGCTGGACCTGAAGAAGAAGCTTTAGATAACCAGAAAGAGACATCTTTGATTGAATTAATGGTTTGTTGTATAAAACAAGCTGCTACAG GTGAAGCTCCAGTTGGTCGGGGACCGACtagaaaaattttatcagcaaAAGAAATGAAACAAGTTCATGATGATAAACAACGGTTAACGGAACATTTTATACAAACATTACCGCTTTTACTTGATAAATACAGAGCAGATCCGGAAAAACTCGCAAATTTACTTGCTATTCCTCAATATTTTGATTTGGATATCTATACAAAATCTCGACAAGAGCAAAATTTGGATTCGTTGTTGAATAAAATTCATACAATTGTAGAAAAAATGCATGACACCGAGGTTTTAGATACGGCTGCAAAAACATTAGAACATATGTGTATAGAAGGACATGCTATTTTTACCAG GTGTGATGTAGCACGCTCAACGTTAATCGATTccattgtaaataaatataaagaagCTATTGAtgaatatagaaatttaatagaagGGAACGAAGATCCAGATGAAGATGAAATTTTCAATGTTGTACAATCTTTAAAAAAAGTTTCCATATTTTACTCTTGTCACAATATGAATCCATGGGGAATATGGGATTCTTTATATAAGGATATTGAAGATGCCAAAGATCCATCTAA ATGTTTACCACATGAGGCAGTTAAGTATTGCATAAGTGCATGCTTTTTTGCTATTTTATGGGGACAAAATCATCTTATGGAAGCTGCAGATTCTGGAAATCAAGGTGAAGATGAATGTCGGCAATTAAAAGAGCGTTTGCATTCTTTTATGGGTTCTATGCGTTATTTTGTTAGTGGTGATGTAAACGCCACG CCTACTCCACCTATTTTAAGAGAAGAAGCATATAATACAATATGCGATTTATTAGTAGTGTTTTGTAATCAATTAACAACACATTCTAATCCTTTAATGCATCAATTAGTATATGAGCCTGATCAAGCAATGCAAAACATGCTTAATCGATTTATTCAAGAATACGTATTTTTTGAAGAGGAAGATG ATGAACATGATGAACATTCAAAGATTGAAGAATTAcataaaagaagaaatttttTGGCTGGTTATTGCaaattaattgtatataatatgaTACCTACAAAAGCAGCGGCCGATGTCTTTaaacattatgtaaaatattataatgattATGGTGATATTATCAAAACTACATTAGGGAAAGCTAGGGACATTAATAAAACAAATTGTGCTTTAACTATGCAACAtagtttaaatattttgtataatgaAATAGTAGCAGAGAAAGGCAAAGTTAATAGAAACAGTGAGGAATTTACTGCAATTAAG GAACTCGCAAAACGATTTGCTTTGTCATTTGGTTTAGATGCAGTAAAAAATCGTGAAGCAATTACTGCTTTGCATCGAGCAGGTGTTCTTTTTGCAATTACACCACCAGATGGTATTGAACAAGATCCTACAGGGCCACCACCTAATTTATCCTTTCTTGAAATCTTATCTGAATTTACGAATAAGCTTCTTAAACAAGATAAACGAGTCGT ATTAAATTTCCTTGACAGAAGATTACAAGCTGGAATGCCATCCTCACGGGGAGAGGATTGGCAACCTTTACTTTTGTACAGGAACAGCTTATTACATGGCGAAACAGATCAAGTTCCAGTAACAAGTAAGCGCGCATATACAAGACGTAAGAAGGATCATTTAGCTG aagaagaagaagcagatgAGCCTGAAGAAGGTTCTGATCATGAGTTTTCCGG TAAACACAAGAAGAAACGTGGTGCAAGGAAACATCA ATTAGCTGTTAATAAAGTATCAATAACTCGTGGATCTAGGGCAACTGGAATTTATGAAACCAACGAAGCTACACAGATGCAGGCATCTCCATCAGCAATTATTGAAGATGCATCAACCAGTCCTTCTCAAGACATAGATAATAAACTTAAGACATTACAAATTCAGTCAAGGTC ACGAAGAAGTCAAGATAATATAGAACCAAGAGAATTAAGAAGAACTT
- the LOC126917600 gene encoding cohesin subunit SA-2 isoform X2, which produces MHNPTPEHYPSESYSSPSTSQPQYQEQTNFENQSQFEQPMTPATPTNMRITRNTRARLRGGPIQQPKYKEIDTDYIPTTSGRGRGGSGRGRGKRTHHSHSLEDEASLYYVIRNNRSSLTTIVDDWIEKYKSNRENALLMLMQFFINASGCKGRITSEMQATMEHVAIIRKMTEEFDEESGEYPLIMTGQQWKKFRANFCEFVQILVRQCQYSIIYDQFLMDNVISLLTGLSDSQVRAFRHTATLAAMKLMTALVDVALTVSINLDNTQRQYEAERQKAREKRAADRLESLMAKRKELEENMDEIKNMLTYMFKSVFVHRYRDTLPEIRAICMAEIGVWMKKFHQNFLDDSYLKYIGWTLHDKVGEVRLKCLQALQPLYASEELKTKLELFTSKFKDRIVAMTLDKEYDVAVQAVKLVISILKHHREILTDKDCEHVYELVYSSHRAVAQAAGEFLNERLFRPDDEAVAGVKTKRGKKRLPNTPLIRDLVLFFIESELHEHGAYLVDSLIETNQMMKDWECMTDLLLEEAGPEEEALDNQKETSLIELMVCCIKQAATGEAPVGRGPTRKILSAKEMKQVHDDKQRLTEHFIQTLPLLLDKYRADPEKLANLLAIPQYFDLDIYTKSRQEQNLDSLLNKIHTIVEKMHDTEVLDTAAKTLEHMCIEGHAIFTRCDVARSTLIDSIVNKYKEAIDEYRNLIEGNEDPDEDEIFNVVQSLKKVSIFYSCHNMNPWGIWDSLYKDIEDAKDPSKCLPHEAVKYCISACFFAILWGQNHLMEAADSGNQGEDECRQLKERLHSFMGSMRYFVSGDVNATPTPPILREEAYNTICDLLVVFCNQLTTHSNPLMHQLVYEPDQAMQNMLNRFIQEYVFFEEEDDEHDEHSKIEELHKRRNFLAGYCKLIVYNMIPTKAAADVFKHYVKYYNDYGDIIKTTLGKARDINKTNCALTMQHSLNILYNEIVAEKGKVNRNSEEFTAIKELAKRFALSFGLDAVKNREAITALHRAGVLFAITPPDGIEQDPTGPPPNLSFLEILSEFTNKLLKQDKRVVLNFLDRRLQAGMPSSRGEDWQPLLLYRNSLLHGETDQVPVTSKRAYTRRKKDHLAEEEEADEPEEGSDHEFSGKHKKKRGARKHQLAVNKVSITRGSRATGIYETNEATQMQASPSAIIEDASTSPSQDIDNKLKTLQIQSRSRRSQDNIEPRELRRTSRNSGRYVEGQYMESDSE; this is translated from the exons ATGCATAATCCAAC CCCTGAACATTATCCATccgaaagctatagctctcCAAGTACATCACAACCACAATATCAGGAACAGACAAATTTTGAGAACCAATCACAATTTGAACAACCTATGACACCAGCAACTCCAACTAATATGAGAATTACAAGGAATACACGTGCAAGATTACGTG GAGGACCTATACAACAACCAAAGTATAAAGAGATAGATACAGATTACATTCCAACTACTAGTGGTAGAGGAAGAGGAGGTAGTGGACGTGGAAGAGGGAAGCGAACACATCATTCACATAGTTTGGAAGATGAAGCTAGTCTCTATTATGTCATTAGAAACAATCGGTCTTCATTAACT ACTATTGTTGATGATTGGatagaaaaatacaaaagtAATAGAGAAAATGCTCTTCTTATgttaatgcaattttttattaatgCAAGTGGATGTAAAGGACGTATTACTTCTGAGATGCAAGCAACAATGGAGCATGTGGCAATAATTCGTAAAATGACTGAAGAATTTGATGAG GAAAGTGGAGAATATCCATTGATAATGACTGGTCAACAATGGAAAAAATTTCGTGCAAATTTCTGTGAATTTGTCCAAATTTTAGTTAGGCAATGTCAGTATTCAATCATTTATGATCAGTTTTTAATGGATAatgtaatttcattattaacTGGACTTTCTGATTCACAAGTAAGAGCTTTTAGGCATACTGCTACTCTTGCTG CTATGAAACTCATGACAGCATTAGTAGATGTAGCTCTAACCGTATCAATAAATTTGGATAATACACAACGACAGTATGAAGCTGAAAGACAAAAAGCTAGAGAAAAGAGAGCTGCAGATAGATTAGAATCATTAATGGCCAAACGAAAAGAACTTGAAGAAAATATGGATGAGATAAAAAATATGCTTACATATATGTTCAAATCTGTATTTGTACATCGCTATAGAGATACTTTGCCAGAAATTCGCGCCATTTGTATGGCAGAAATAGGAGTATGGATGaaaaaatttcatcaaaattttTTAGATGATTCTTATTTAAAATACATAG GTTGGACGTTGCACGATAAAGTTGGTGAAGTTCGATTAAAATGTCTCCAAGCATTGCAACCTTTATATGCATCAGAAGAATTAAAAACTAAACTTGAACTTTTTACAAGTAAATTTAAAGATAGAATTGTTGCAATGACATTAGATAAAGAGTATGATGTAGCAGTACAAGCTGTTAAACTTGTCATTTCAATTTTAAAACATCATAGAGAAATTCTTACTGACAAAGATTGTGAACATGTATATGAACTTGTCTATTCCTCCCATCGTGCTGTTGCACAAGCAGCCGGTGAATTCTTAAACGAACGTCTATTTCGCCCTGATGATGAAGCAGTAGCTGGCGTTAAAACTAAACGTGGAAAGAAGCGTTTACCGAATACTCCACTCATTCGAGATctcgtattattttttattgaatCCGAACTTCACGAACATGGAGCATATTTAGTAGATTCTTTAATTGAAACGAATCAAATGATGAAAGATTGGGAATGTATGACAGATTTACTATTAGAAGAGGCTGGACCTGAAGAAGAAGCTTTAGATAACCAGAAAGAGACATCTTTGATTGAATTAATGGTTTGTTGTATAAAACAAGCTGCTACAG GTGAAGCTCCAGTTGGTCGGGGACCGACtagaaaaattttatcagcaaAAGAAATGAAACAAGTTCATGATGATAAACAACGGTTAACGGAACATTTTATACAAACATTACCGCTTTTACTTGATAAATACAGAGCAGATCCGGAAAAACTCGCAAATTTACTTGCTATTCCTCAATATTTTGATTTGGATATCTATACAAAATCTCGACAAGAGCAAAATTTGGATTCGTTGTTGAATAAAATTCATACAATTGTAGAAAAAATGCATGACACCGAGGTTTTAGATACGGCTGCAAAAACATTAGAACATATGTGTATAGAAGGACATGCTATTTTTACCAG GTGTGATGTAGCACGCTCAACGTTAATCGATTccattgtaaataaatataaagaagCTATTGAtgaatatagaaatttaatagaagGGAACGAAGATCCAGATGAAGATGAAATTTTCAATGTTGTACAATCTTTAAAAAAAGTTTCCATATTTTACTCTTGTCACAATATGAATCCATGGGGAATATGGGATTCTTTATATAAGGATATTGAAGATGCCAAAGATCCATCTAA ATGTTTACCACATGAGGCAGTTAAGTATTGCATAAGTGCATGCTTTTTTGCTATTTTATGGGGACAAAATCATCTTATGGAAGCTGCAGATTCTGGAAATCAAGGTGAAGATGAATGTCGGCAATTAAAAGAGCGTTTGCATTCTTTTATGGGTTCTATGCGTTATTTTGTTAGTGGTGATGTAAACGCCACG CCTACTCCACCTATTTTAAGAGAAGAAGCATATAATACAATATGCGATTTATTAGTAGTGTTTTGTAATCAATTAACAACACATTCTAATCCTTTAATGCATCAATTAGTATATGAGCCTGATCAAGCAATGCAAAACATGCTTAATCGATTTATTCAAGAATACGTATTTTTTGAAGAGGAAGATG ATGAACATGATGAACATTCAAAGATTGAAGAATTAcataaaagaagaaatttttTGGCTGGTTATTGCaaattaattgtatataatatgaTACCTACAAAAGCAGCGGCCGATGTCTTTaaacattatgtaaaatattataatgattATGGTGATATTATCAAAACTACATTAGGGAAAGCTAGGGACATTAATAAAACAAATTGTGCTTTAACTATGCAACAtagtttaaatattttgtataatgaAATAGTAGCAGAGAAAGGCAAAGTTAATAGAAACAGTGAGGAATTTACTGCAATTAAG GAACTCGCAAAACGATTTGCTTTGTCATTTGGTTTAGATGCAGTAAAAAATCGTGAAGCAATTACTGCTTTGCATCGAGCAGGTGTTCTTTTTGCAATTACACCACCAGATGGTATTGAACAAGATCCTACAGGGCCACCACCTAATTTATCCTTTCTTGAAATCTTATCTGAATTTACGAATAAGCTTCTTAAACAAGATAAACGAGTCGT ATTAAATTTCCTTGACAGAAGATTACAAGCTGGAATGCCATCCTCACGGGGAGAGGATTGGCAACCTTTACTTTTGTACAGGAACAGCTTATTACATGGCGAAACAGATCAAGTTCCAGTAACAAGTAAGCGCGCATATACAAGACGTAAGAAGGATCATTTAGCTG aagaagaagaagcagatgAGCCTGAAGAAGGTTCTGATCATGAGTTTTCCGG TAAACACAAGAAGAAACGTGGTGCAAGGAAACATCA ATTAGCTGTTAATAAAGTATCAATAACTCGTGGATCTAGGGCAACTGGAATTTATGAAACCAACGAAGCTACACAGATGCAGGCATCTCCATCAGCAATTATTGAAGATGCATCAACCAGTCCTTCTCAAGACATAGATAATAAACTTAAGACATTACAAATTCAGTCAAGGTC ACGAAGAAGTCAAGATAATATAGAACCAAGAGAATTAAGAAGAACTT